The Lysinibacillus pakistanensis genome includes a window with the following:
- a CDS encoding S66 family peptidase produces MFSPLKKGDMIGIYSPSKPATVTAKARYERGKKRLEALGLIIREGSLTGKDDFYRSGTPKERAQEFNALLRDPQVKMILPTMGGTNANSMLPYLDYQAFRQNPKMLVGLSDVTAILLGMYAKTEIPVFYGPSVASTFGEFPPFVQYTQQYFKNLFMHSLPIPYDMPVPPIWTDDRLNRLEKTSEKTQHPNSWITAQSGVAEGRLIGGNINTMYGFIGTPFFPQIKEGDILLLEDTSKTIAVVEKNFTMLKLHGVFDKAAAIILGKHEQYDDLGTGRKPFEVLLEVLDGNNIPIIAEVDCCHTHPLHAIPIGLRIRVDASKKQISFLESWYS; encoded by the coding sequence ATGTTTTCCCCTTTAAAAAAAGGCGATATGATCGGCATATACTCGCCTTCCAAACCAGCTACTGTAACAGCAAAAGCTCGCTATGAACGTGGAAAGAAGCGTCTGGAAGCACTTGGCTTAATCATTCGTGAGGGTTCTTTAACAGGCAAAGATGATTTTTATCGCTCTGGTACCCCGAAGGAACGTGCTCAAGAATTCAATGCCCTTCTACGTGATCCTCAAGTAAAAATGATTTTACCGACAATGGGCGGTACAAACGCTAATAGTATGTTGCCTTATTTGGATTATCAAGCATTTCGGCAAAATCCAAAAATGCTTGTAGGTTTATCTGATGTGACCGCTATATTACTTGGAATGTATGCAAAGACGGAAATCCCTGTTTTTTACGGTCCTTCTGTTGCTTCAACATTCGGTGAATTTCCGCCATTTGTGCAATATACGCAACAATATTTTAAAAATTTATTTATGCATTCTCTACCCATTCCCTACGATATGCCAGTGCCACCAATTTGGACAGATGACCGACTAAATCGGTTAGAAAAAACTTCTGAAAAAACACAACATCCGAATTCTTGGATTACGGCCCAGTCTGGTGTTGCTGAAGGACGTCTAATAGGTGGAAATATCAATACAATGTACGGTTTTATTGGAACCCCCTTTTTTCCACAAATAAAAGAAGGAGATATTTTATTGCTTGAGGATACATCCAAAACCATTGCAGTTGTCGAGAAAAACTTTACTATGCTTAAATTACATGGCGTTTTTGACAAAGCTGCTGCAATCATTTTAGGCAAACATGAACAATATGACGATTTAGGAACTGGGAGAAAACCTTTTGAAGTCCTGCTAGAGGTTCTTGATGGTAACAATATTCCTATTATTGCGGAAGTCGATTGCTGCCACACCCACCCTCTCCATGCGATACCAATTGGTTTACGTATACGTGTTGATGCATCAAAAAAACAAATTAGCTTTTTAGAAAGCTGGTATTCATAA
- a CDS encoding contact-dependent growth inhibition system immunity protein: MEFYKKQVKELSTLDVIRMSEQNILEELAIKKVVEILHEDPLTFTMLCRNICKRWWMS; the protein is encoded by the coding sequence ATGGAATTTTATAAAAAACAGGTAAAAGAGTTATCAACGTTAGATGTTATTAGAATGTCAGAACAGAACATTTTGGAAGAGTTAGCAATTAAGAAGGTTGTTGAAATTTTACATGAAGATCCGTTAACATTCACCATGTTATGTAGAAATATCTGTAAAAGGTGGTGGATGTCATAA
- a CDS encoding DUF4429 domain-containing protein, with the protein MSKVYEFKSNGKFTVTVDDYNVKIQSKGFSNFINKGGSKGEKSIPIKSITAIQFKEPGLTTGYIQFAYSGSSETKGGTMAAVKDENSITFVKKELKQAREMVDLIESKRHADSTTAQSTAVSAADEIIKMKELLDAGILTQDEFEAKKKQLLGI; encoded by the coding sequence ATGTCAAAAGTATATGAGTTTAAATCTAATGGAAAATTCACTGTAACTGTGGATGACTACAACGTAAAAATTCAATCTAAAGGTTTTTCAAACTTCATTAACAAAGGCGGTTCAAAAGGAGAAAAATCAATTCCTATTAAATCGATTACTGCCATCCAATTCAAAGAGCCCGGACTCACTACTGGATATATTCAGTTTGCTTATTCCGGATCTAGTGAAACAAAAGGTGGAACAATGGCAGCTGTAAAAGACGAGAATTCAATCACATTTGTAAAAAAAGAATTAAAGCAAGCACGAGAAATGGTAGATTTGATTGAATCAAAACGTCATGCTGATTCGACTACTGCTCAATCTACAGCTGTAAGTGCCGCAGATGAAATTATTAAAATGAAAGAACTACTAGATGCAGGGATTTTAACACAAGACGAATTTGAAGCAAAGAAAAAGCAATTGTTAGGGATATAA
- a CDS encoding DUF1033 family protein, whose translation MRISYDSREWANMYTILYMKADYEPWWKFEGWEAFIQTNETFATEEQFKLALEQKLEHFRLTYDNEATKEGKYWAFWSEDESFYCDACDDDTQVYHGIIAIKSEELK comes from the coding sequence ATGAGAATATCTTATGACAGCAGGGAATGGGCAAATATGTATACAATACTTTACATGAAAGCTGATTATGAGCCTTGGTGGAAATTTGAAGGCTGGGAAGCTTTTATTCAAACGAATGAAACATTTGCAACGGAAGAGCAATTTAAATTGGCATTAGAGCAAAAATTAGAGCACTTTCGATTAACATACGACAATGAGGCAACTAAAGAAGGGAAATATTGGGCTTTTTGGTCGGAGGATGAAAGCTTTTATTGCGACGCTTGTGATGATGATACCCAAGTTTATCATGGTATTATAGCTATAAAATCAGAAGAATTGAAATAA
- a CDS encoding TetR/AcrR family transcriptional regulator: MTNRKLQIIELALKKIQEKGFSAFSYDDLAKELGVTKASIHYHFEKKGDLGIAVCERIQNGLEGAYTTIKEAAINAEEKPFAFILQRVKFLEQDGVCPISALQADYNDLPLQMQEKIQQLSQMEIDCFVDLLKDAKQKGSLQTTEDLEALAIMLIASTKGALQYKRVLGESFFTKMLDQLKGHLQ; encoded by the coding sequence ATGACAAATCGTAAATTACAAATTATCGAATTAGCCTTGAAAAAAATTCAAGAAAAGGGATTTTCAGCTTTTAGTTATGATGATTTAGCTAAAGAATTAGGCGTCACAAAAGCAAGCATTCATTACCATTTTGAAAAGAAAGGAGACTTGGGGATTGCTGTTTGCGAAAGGATTCAAAATGGACTTGAGGGGGCCTATACAACTATTAAAGAAGCAGCTATTAATGCTGAAGAAAAGCCTTTCGCCTTTATTTTACAACGAGTCAAATTTCTAGAACAGGACGGTGTTTGCCCGATTTCTGCATTACAGGCAGATTATAATGATTTACCATTGCAAATGCAGGAAAAAATTCAACAACTCAGTCAAATGGAAATCGATTGCTTTGTAGATTTACTGAAAGATGCAAAGCAAAAGGGCTCGTTACAAACGACTGAGGATTTGGAGGCACTGGCAATTATGCTTATTGCAAGTACGAAAGGAGCACTGCAATATAAGCGCGTATTAGGGGAAAGCTTCTTTACTAAAATGCTTGACCAATTAAAGGGACATTTACAATAA
- the fabF gene encoding beta-ketoacyl-ACP synthase II, with protein sequence MVRRVVITGYGVVSPLGNSVQALWTNITEGKSGIKKLQSEEFSTISTQIAGYITYFDAAQYMDKKEISKYDVFIQYALAAAQQALEQANLDMGSIDQTRLGVYIGSGIGGIDTILANHQNMLDNGPRKVSPFMVPMMISNMAAGIIAIKTGFKGPSFSPVSACATGNQAIGEAFLNIRHGYADGILAGGAEAPINPLSFAGFSRMKAMSTRNDEPTKASRPFDSHRDGFVMSEGSGVVFLEEYEHAKKRGATILGEIVGYGVTTDAYHITSPDFTGAANAMNLALKMADIDLSAVDYINAHGTSTPEGDRSETRAIKSVFGEHAYHLKVSSTKSMTGHLFGAAGGIEAVITLKSIMDSIVPPTINYETPDPECDLNYVPNEAIHQPVNLALSNGFGFGGHNAVLAFKKFEE encoded by the coding sequence ATGGTACGAAGAGTAGTAATAACAGGATATGGTGTAGTCTCACCATTAGGTAATTCAGTGCAAGCTTTATGGACAAATATTACAGAAGGAAAGTCAGGAATAAAAAAACTACAATCAGAGGAATTTTCTACTATTTCTACCCAAATTGCAGGATACATCACTTATTTTGATGCCGCTCAGTATATGGATAAAAAAGAAATTAGTAAATATGATGTCTTTATTCAATATGCACTTGCTGCTGCACAGCAAGCTTTGGAGCAAGCAAACTTAGATATGGGGAGTATTGATCAAACTCGTTTAGGCGTTTATATAGGCTCAGGTATTGGAGGCATTGATACTATTTTAGCAAATCATCAAAACATGCTGGATAATGGTCCACGTAAGGTTTCTCCCTTTATGGTACCCATGATGATTAGCAATATGGCCGCAGGTATTATAGCGATAAAAACGGGCTTTAAAGGCCCAAGCTTTTCACCAGTTTCAGCCTGTGCAACGGGGAATCAAGCAATTGGAGAGGCTTTCTTAAATATTAGACATGGTTATGCAGATGGGATTTTGGCAGGAGGAGCAGAGGCGCCAATTAATCCCCTTAGCTTTGCTGGTTTCTCTCGTATGAAAGCCATGTCTACAAGGAACGATGAGCCAACAAAGGCAAGTCGTCCATTTGACAGCCATCGCGATGGATTTGTGATGTCAGAAGGATCAGGTGTAGTATTTCTGGAGGAATATGAACATGCGAAAAAAAGAGGTGCAACAATTCTCGGTGAAATTGTAGGCTATGGCGTAACAACAGATGCTTATCATATTACATCCCCTGATTTTACAGGGGCGGCAAATGCGATGAATCTAGCCTTAAAAATGGCTGATATAGATTTGTCAGCTGTTGATTATATTAATGCACACGGTACTAGTACACCAGAGGGAGATAGATCTGAAACAAGGGCAATAAAAAGCGTTTTTGGTGAACATGCCTATCACTTAAAGGTAAGTTCTACAAAATCTATGACAGGTCACCTCTTTGGGGCAGCTGGAGGGATAGAAGCTGTTATTACCTTAAAAAGTATAATGGACAGTATTGTACCTCCAACAATCAATTATGAAACACCAGATCCAGAATGTGATTTAAATTATGTGCCAAACGAGGCGATACATCAACCAGTCAATCTAGCCTTGTCTAATGGCTTCGGTTTTGGTGGCCATAATGCAGTATTGGCTTTTAAAAAGTTTGAGGAATAG
- a CDS encoding GNAT family N-acetyltransferase, with the protein MEITTERLIIRPFKSTDLQDVFAIYNNDDTCKFLLHNKWTHEDMQERFNKKLANGVLTNESMLSLAVIYKTKVVGDLSVWYTDMKDTVEIGYSFSNEVAGRGLATEAVSSLVYKLFDEFNVHRIQANLDARNTASQKLCERLGMRKEAHFIQDFWNKNEWTDSIVYGMLPSDLQK; encoded by the coding sequence TTGGAAATTACAACAGAAAGATTAATAATTAGACCTTTTAAGAGTACGGATTTACAGGATGTATTTGCTATTTATAATAATGATGATACATGTAAGTTCCTATTACATAATAAGTGGACTCATGAGGATATGCAGGAAAGATTTAATAAGAAGCTAGCAAACGGTGTACTCACTAATGAATCAATGTTAAGTTTGGCAGTTATATACAAGACTAAAGTAGTTGGTGATTTATCCGTATGGTATACAGATATGAAAGACACTGTTGAGATTGGTTATAGTTTTTCAAATGAAGTAGCTGGGAGAGGTTTGGCAACAGAAGCAGTAAGTAGTTTGGTCTATAAATTATTTGATGAATTTAATGTACATCGTATACAGGCTAATCTTGATGCACGGAATACAGCTTCACAAAAATTGTGTGAACGATTAGGCATGAGAAAGGAAGCCCATTTCATACAAGATTTTTGGAATAAAAATGAATGGACAGATAGTATTGTATATGGAATGTTACCCTCTGATTTGCAGAAATAA
- a CDS encoding DinB family protein, with product MYRLVDDFLNDWTAASPGTIQVLKAVTDDKLGQSIVEGHSTLGWLGWHLVGAAGYFSYLAGLKVPMIRQEDPIPATAAEIVAAYEKIANSIKEEAVKLSDEDLVEEVKGFAGPTQRGALLRVLIDHQTHHRGQMTVLLRQAGLPVPGVMGPTKEMQ from the coding sequence ATGTATCGACTAGTAGATGATTTTTTAAATGATTGGACAGCAGCATCTCCAGGGACAATTCAAGTATTAAAGGCGGTAACGGATGACAAGCTAGGACAAAGCATCGTGGAAGGCCATAGTACACTTGGTTGGTTAGGTTGGCATTTAGTTGGCGCGGCAGGTTACTTTAGTTATTTAGCAGGTTTAAAGGTGCCGATGATTCGACAAGAAGATCCTATTCCAGCTACAGCTGCTGAGATTGTAGCGGCTTACGAAAAAATAGCAAATAGTATTAAAGAGGAAGCAGTAAAGCTATCAGATGAAGATTTAGTCGAGGAAGTAAAGGGCTTTGCAGGTCCAACCCAAAGAGGCGCATTATTACGTGTATTAATCGATCATCAAACACATCATCGTGGACAGATGACTGTGCTGCTACGACAAGCAGGTCTCCCAGTGCCAGGTGTGATGGGACCGACAAAGGAAATGCAATAA
- a CDS encoding S1C family serine protease: MHDIHRSTEEELTEEELIELVLAEQQKALALEREERQQGKKPKKQKPIIKWVVWSMALVLFINTFAVIFQIYSIPAIEFLKVSTRLSTQEDIKTYKKSVVEVSTGSSKGTGFSISADGLIVTNAHVIEDAHTLSVIFPEEGIMQAKLVQSYPNVDLAILQVTGDELPSLPLAEDPSYSQNEHVYFIGNPLAFTGIANEGTLLESTYLEDWQGPVMMMKAPVYRGNSGSPVLNNDGEVIGIVFATMKKEPYGQVGLFVPVQELHRILNN; this comes from the coding sequence ATGCATGATATACATAGGTCAACTGAGGAAGAACTAACAGAAGAAGAATTGATTGAGCTTGTCCTTGCTGAACAGCAAAAGGCGTTAGCTCTAGAAAGAGAGGAACGCCAGCAAGGTAAAAAACCTAAAAAACAAAAACCGATAATCAAATGGGTTGTCTGGAGTATGGCACTTGTGTTATTTATTAACACATTTGCGGTGATCTTTCAAATTTACTCCATCCCAGCTATAGAATTTTTGAAGGTATCAACAAGGCTATCCACACAGGAGGATATAAAAACCTATAAAAAATCGGTGGTAGAAGTATCTACTGGCAGTAGTAAAGGTACAGGTTTCTCCATTTCAGCAGATGGACTTATCGTCACCAATGCACACGTTATAGAAGACGCCCATACTCTTTCGGTTATTTTTCCTGAGGAGGGCATTATGCAAGCAAAGTTAGTGCAAAGCTACCCTAATGTTGATTTAGCAATATTGCAAGTAACTGGTGATGAACTACCATCCCTTCCACTTGCTGAAGATCCCAGCTATAGTCAAAATGAACATGTCTATTTTATTGGCAATCCATTAGCCTTTACGGGCATTGCTAATGAAGGTACACTACTTGAATCAACATATCTTGAGGATTGGCAAGGGCCTGTTATGATGATGAAAGCACCTGTGTATCGAGGAAACAGTGGAAGTCCTGTGTTAAATAATGATGGTGAGGTAATCGGAATTGTCTTTGCCACGATGAAAAAAGAGCCATATGGTCAAGTAGGTTTATTTGTACCTGTTCAAGAATTACATCGTATTCTCAATAATTAA
- a CDS encoding globin-coupled sensor protein, whose amino-acid sequence MFSSIRPKAELEELLKRGTNLNATGRFHQTLAFNHFNSRDEENLKALYNKLKDITPSMNAIFNNYLSEISPTSQQTISEENINRYLTQFFLATRDDEYVDETVKFFNLFRKNQYEPGKLIVVFNQFAFYITTYILHNFGIKPYKAFEYMKSFQSAVNVDQELLVEVLTERIIENVVAEISSLMDVNAKIMYMKDLVFSLDKQNEEIQSSTAATEEIAASINEVARMSSHISEKTTESVDHAIKGKDAIEHALSEIFKTEETFTAIVESFSELQKRVNDIEHVVTLINQIADQTNLLALNASIEAARAGEHGKGFAVVAQEVRKLAEGTVSALSEVSTNVHHLKSYSNDVANSITETTDIIRDATVEAKESLPLLNAIVSAIEGINLDVTNTAAISQEQAAAIDEVSTRMIEISNLQDDIREYSHNTSSDIHLLGKEINRFRNDIVANNNVQLSSIALLQLSKADHILWKWRIYNMFLGLENVQPSDVSSHKDCRLGKWYTSPRSVERFGHLQDYRDLDAYHIRVHESAKLAAEAHKAGHIQQAEIHLKEVDQASEKVLYFINNLIAHLEKERVMH is encoded by the coding sequence ATGTTTTCAAGTATTCGACCGAAGGCAGAACTCGAAGAATTATTAAAGCGTGGTACCAATTTGAATGCAACTGGCCGTTTCCATCAAACTTTAGCATTTAACCACTTCAATTCTCGTGATGAGGAAAATTTAAAAGCTCTTTACAATAAATTAAAAGATATCACGCCATCTATGAATGCTATTTTCAACAATTATTTAAGTGAAATCTCCCCTACCTCTCAGCAAACAATTAGTGAAGAAAATATTAATCGATATTTGACACAATTTTTCTTAGCTACGCGTGATGATGAGTATGTAGATGAAACAGTTAAATTTTTCAATTTGTTTCGAAAAAATCAGTATGAGCCTGGTAAGCTAATTGTTGTTTTCAATCAATTTGCCTTTTATATTACTACATATATTTTGCATAATTTCGGTATAAAACCGTATAAGGCCTTTGAATACATGAAATCATTCCAATCTGCTGTCAATGTCGATCAAGAGCTCCTTGTTGAAGTACTAACAGAACGAATTATTGAAAATGTAGTCGCAGAAATATCTTCTTTAATGGATGTTAACGCTAAAATTATGTACATGAAGGATTTAGTATTCAGTTTAGATAAACAAAATGAAGAAATCCAATCCTCTACCGCTGCAACAGAAGAAATTGCCGCTTCTATTAATGAGGTTGCCCGCATGTCTTCCCATATTTCTGAAAAAACAACTGAATCTGTAGATCATGCCATTAAAGGGAAAGACGCTATTGAGCATGCATTATCTGAAATCTTCAAAACAGAAGAAACATTTACAGCAATCGTTGAATCTTTTTCGGAATTACAAAAGCGAGTAAATGATATTGAGCATGTAGTAACCTTGATTAACCAAATTGCTGATCAAACAAATTTACTTGCACTAAACGCTTCTATTGAGGCGGCACGCGCAGGTGAACACGGTAAAGGCTTTGCTGTAGTGGCACAGGAAGTTCGAAAGCTTGCTGAGGGCACTGTCTCAGCACTAAGTGAGGTTTCTACGAACGTCCATCATTTAAAAAGCTATTCGAATGATGTAGCTAACTCCATTACGGAAACAACAGACATCATTAGAGATGCAACCGTTGAGGCAAAAGAATCGTTGCCATTATTGAACGCTATTGTTAGTGCCATTGAAGGAATTAACCTGGATGTCACAAATACGGCTGCTATCTCACAGGAACAGGCAGCAGCAATAGACGAGGTATCTACAAGAATGATTGAAATATCTAATTTACAGGATGATATTCGAGAATATAGTCATAATACATCTAGTGATATACACTTATTAGGAAAAGAAATAAACCGTTTCCGTAATGATATTGTTGCCAATAATAATGTTCAGCTATCATCCATAGCACTTTTACAATTATCAAAGGCAGATCATATTTTATGGAAATGGCGAATTTATAATATGTTCCTCGGACTTGAAAATGTACAACCGAGTGATGTATCTTCTCATAAAGATTGCCGTCTAGGTAAATGGTATACTTCTCCACGCTCTGTAGAACGTTTTGGACACTTACAAGATTATCGTGATCTAGACGCCTATCATATACGTGTCCATGAGTCAGCAAAATTAGCAGCAGAGGCTCATAAGGCTGGTCATATACAACAAGCCGAAATTCATTTAAAAGAAGTTGACCAGGCATCTGAGAAAGTTCTCTATTTTATTAATAACTTAATTGCTCATTTAGAAAAAGAACGTGTAATGCACTAA
- a CDS encoding ABC-F family ATP-binding cassette domain-containing protein has protein sequence MIQVSNVGLRYGDRKLFEDVNIKFTPGNCYGLIGANGAGKSTFLKILSGEIEAQEGHVSMGKDERLSVLKQNHFEYDEHTVLDTVIMGNKRLYDVKTEKDAIYAKEDFSDEDGMRAAELEGEFAELNGWEADSEAATLLNGLGISDDLHYMLMGDLEGSDKVKVLLAQALFGQPDVLLLDEPTNHLDLKAIQWLEEFLINFENTVIVVSHDRHFLNKVCTHIADLDFSKIQLYVGNYDFWYESSQLAQKMAQDQNAKKEEKIKELQAFIARFSANASKSKQATSRKKMLDKIELDDIKPSSRKYPFINFQIGREIGNDVLTVDGLTASQEGETLFKDIRFSMNKEDKIVLLGSPMAKTALLDILMEEKEADAGTFKWGVTTSQSYFENDHDKYFEGSEKTLVDWLRQYSPDDETESFLRGFLGRMLFSGEEVKKSPSVLSGGEKVRCMLSKMMLATANVILLDEPTNHLDLESIQALNEGLMRFKGAMLFTSHDHQFIQTIANRVIEIREDGSILDKQLTYDEFLEWKDSQGLS, from the coding sequence ATGATTCAAGTAAGTAATGTAGGTCTTCGCTATGGCGATCGTAAACTATTTGAAGACGTAAATATAAAATTCACACCGGGGAATTGCTACGGTTTAATCGGGGCAAATGGTGCCGGTAAATCGACATTCTTAAAAATTCTTTCTGGTGAAATTGAAGCACAGGAAGGTCATGTATCAATGGGTAAGGACGAACGTTTATCTGTCCTTAAACAAAATCACTTTGAATACGATGAGCATACAGTTCTTGATACGGTCATTATGGGTAACAAACGCCTATATGATGTGAAAACTGAAAAAGATGCAATTTATGCAAAGGAAGATTTTAGTGATGAGGATGGCATGCGTGCAGCTGAGCTGGAAGGTGAATTTGCAGAGCTAAACGGTTGGGAAGCTGACTCAGAGGCAGCAACATTATTAAACGGTTTAGGTATCTCAGATGATCTTCACTATATGCTAATGGGCGATCTTGAAGGCTCTGATAAAGTCAAAGTATTACTTGCACAAGCACTATTTGGTCAGCCGGATGTTCTATTACTCGATGAGCCTACCAACCACCTTGACTTAAAAGCTATCCAATGGTTAGAAGAGTTTTTAATTAACTTTGAAAATACTGTTATTGTTGTATCCCATGACCGTCACTTCTTAAATAAAGTGTGTACACATATTGCGGATTTAGACTTCTCTAAAATCCAATTGTATGTTGGGAACTATGACTTCTGGTATGAATCTTCTCAATTAGCGCAAAAAATGGCGCAAGACCAAAATGCCAAAAAGGAAGAGAAAATTAAAGAATTACAAGCGTTTATCGCTCGTTTCTCTGCAAACGCTTCTAAATCAAAACAGGCAACATCTCGTAAAAAAATGCTGGATAAAATTGAGCTAGATGATATTAAACCTTCAAGCCGTAAATACCCATTCATCAACTTCCAAATCGGCCGTGAAATTGGGAATGATGTATTAACTGTTGATGGACTAACAGCAAGTCAAGAAGGCGAAACGTTATTTAAAGACATTCGCTTCTCTATGAATAAAGAAGATAAAATTGTTTTACTTGGTAGTCCAATGGCAAAAACAGCGCTTCTTGACATCTTAATGGAAGAAAAGGAAGCGGACGCAGGTACATTCAAATGGGGCGTGACTACTTCTCAAAGCTATTTTGAAAATGATCACGATAAATATTTTGAAGGCTCGGAAAAAACATTAGTAGATTGGCTTCGTCAATATTCTCCAGATGATGAAACAGAAAGCTTCCTACGTGGCTTCCTAGGTCGTATGCTATTCTCTGGTGAAGAAGTGAAAAAATCCCCTTCCGTACTATCAGGGGGAGAAAAAGTACGTTGTATGCTATCTAAAATGATGCTTGCAACAGCAAACGTTATTTTATTAGATGAACCAACGAACCATCTTGACCTTGAATCGATTCAGGCACTAAATGAAGGACTTATGCGCTTTAAAGGTGCAATGCTCTTTACATCACATGACCATCAATTTATCCAAACAATTGCGAACCGTGTCATCGAAATCCGTGAAGACGGCTCGATTTTAGATAAGCAATTAACATATGATGAATTCTTAGAGTGGAAAGATAGCCAAGGTTTAAGCTAA
- a CDS encoding cold-shock protein: MKQGTVKWFNSEKGFGFIEVEGENDVFVHFSAIQGEGFKTLDEGQKVEFEVVDGNRGPQAANVTKL; encoded by the coding sequence ATGAAACAAGGTACAGTAAAATGGTTTAACTCAGAAAAAGGTTTTGGATTCATCGAAGTTGAAGGTGAAAACGACGTATTCGTACACTTCTCAGCTATCCAAGGCGAAGGTTTCAAAACTCTTGACGAAGGTCAAAAAGTTGAGTTCGAAGTTGTAGATGGCAACCGCGGACCACAAGCTGCTAACGTAACTAAACTTTAA